One Bacteroidota bacterium DNA segment encodes these proteins:
- a CDS encoding efflux RND transporter periplasmic adaptor subunit, which produces MTTETPDPRTHDAPPPLSPEAFGEGGDPADVYADAPPSPERRRRALWVGLALLAFVATVGVTWTLARGGNGDAVAEAPPATAPADGGTADGDGPEGGLAQFDLNGDGVVYQSGMHPWVVQDEPGQCPVCGMDLEPVPVSGAPAGTVEIDPVTLQNIGVRTAVVQERQLERTLRTTGTFEAQDAGRETVALRVGGFVERLYVDTEGQQVRQGQPLLEIYSPELVSTQQELLLAVRNRELLGGGAGADRLVEAARTRLRLFGLGAGQIAAVERSGTIEERITLFAPASGTVQNKRIVEGMQATPGMPLMDIVDFGALYLQVDVPERDLGWVTRGTRGVVTLAAFPGEELRGRVDYVYDTLDSATRTGTARITLANAAGLLRPGMFATATLYGDLAEVGPVVPSEAVVRDGDGAAVILALGEGRFRPQPVTLGGESDGLVRVLEGVSVGDRVVTSAQFLIDSEARLAASLCAMTGGMGTADADDFPTE; this is translated from the coding sequence ATGACGACCGAGACCCCCGACCCACGTACTCACGACGCGCCGCCGCCCCTCTCGCCAGAGGCCTTCGGCGAGGGCGGCGACCCGGCCGACGTCTACGCCGACGCGCCGCCGAGCCCCGAGCGACGCCGCCGTGCCCTCTGGGTCGGACTCGCCCTTCTGGCGTTCGTCGCCACCGTCGGCGTGACGTGGACCCTCGCGCGCGGGGGCAACGGCGACGCGGTCGCCGAGGCCCCGCCCGCAACAGCGCCTGCCGACGGCGGCACGGCGGACGGCGACGGCCCCGAGGGCGGCCTCGCGCAGTTCGACCTCAACGGCGACGGCGTCGTCTATCAGTCGGGGATGCACCCATGGGTGGTCCAGGACGAGCCGGGGCAGTGCCCCGTGTGCGGGATGGACCTCGAGCCCGTGCCCGTCTCCGGCGCCCCGGCCGGGACGGTCGAGATCGACCCGGTCACGCTCCAGAACATCGGCGTCCGCACGGCCGTCGTCCAGGAGCGCCAGCTTGAGCGGACCCTCCGCACGACGGGCACCTTCGAGGCGCAGGACGCCGGGCGCGAGACGGTCGCGCTCCGCGTCGGCGGGTTCGTGGAAAGACTCTACGTCGACACCGAAGGCCAGCAGGTCCGCCAGGGCCAACCGCTCCTGGAGATCTACAGCCCCGAGCTGGTCTCGACCCAGCAGGAGCTGCTCCTCGCCGTCCGCAACCGCGAGCTCTTGGGCGGCGGGGCCGGGGCCGACCGGCTCGTCGAGGCCGCTCGGACGCGGCTCCGTCTGTTCGGGCTGGGGGCAGGGCAGATCGCGGCCGTCGAGCGCTCGGGCACCATCGAGGAGCGGATCACGCTCTTCGCGCCCGCCTCCGGGACGGTCCAGAACAAGCGGATCGTCGAGGGGATGCAGGCGACGCCGGGGATGCCGCTCATGGACATCGTCGACTTCGGCGCGCTCTACCTCCAGGTCGACGTGCCCGAGCGCGACCTCGGGTGGGTGACGCGCGGCACGCGCGGCGTCGTGACGCTCGCGGCGTTCCCCGGCGAGGAGCTCCGGGGCCGCGTGGACTACGTCTATGACACGCTCGACTCCGCCACGCGGACGGGCACGGCGCGGATCACGCTCGCCAACGCGGCTGGCCTGCTCCGGCCGGGGATGTTCGCCACGGCGACCCTCTACGGCGACCTCGCGGAGGTCGGCCCGGTCGTACCGAGCGAGGCCGTCGTCCGCGACGGCGACGGGGCCGCCGTCATCCTCGCCCTCGGCGAGGGCCGCTTCCGGCCCCAGCCGGTCACGCTCGGCGGAGAGTCCGACGGGCTCGTCCGCGTCCTCGAGGGCGTGTCCGTCGGCGACCGCGTCGTCACGAGCGCCCAGTTCCTCATCGACTCCGAGGCCCGCCTGGCGGCCTCGCTCTGCGCGATGACCGGCGGTATGGGGACGGCGGACGCCGACGACTTCCCCACCGAGTGA
- a CDS encoding TolC family protein codes for MSPLASARSALLALLALVGAQAHAQAPDTLRLGAVLDALYAENPVLAAERLDARALARRGDQVATLPDPVASVMFAPYPVLTARGTQRSQWRVEQMLPWPGTLGLRRDAADAQAEVARLGADATALDLARRATRAYADLVRTQEAAAVVRAFQARLDAFAEAAAVRYEVGRGPQGAILQVQLERQRLGERLITLDRERDAAVQTLARVLDRPGLTVEDRVVAVVPALPEADDIAALAVATRPEVSRAQAQIEAAEAQVALAEKAFYPAIGFGVVYTDVAPADAPPTATGRDALGLMASVRIPLDRASRRAGLDEARLREEAARARLAATETAVQTDVADALSDARRAAEAVALYRETLVPQAETTVESALAGYTTGALDFLAFLDAERARFSVALGLVDARARLLDAAADLARALGTTDPLLGPPAR; via the coding sequence ATGTCCCCCCTCGCCTCAGCGCGTTCGGCGCTGCTCGCCCTCCTGGCCCTCGTCGGTGCTCAGGCGCACGCCCAGGCACCCGACACCCTCCGCCTGGGCGCCGTCCTCGACGCGCTCTACGCTGAGAACCCCGTGCTCGCCGCCGAACGCCTGGACGCCCGCGCCCTCGCGCGCCGCGGCGACCAGGTCGCCACGCTCCCTGACCCCGTGGCGTCCGTCATGTTCGCGCCGTACCCGGTCCTGACCGCCCGAGGCACGCAGCGGTCGCAGTGGCGCGTGGAGCAGATGCTGCCGTGGCCGGGCACGCTCGGCCTCCGCCGCGACGCCGCCGATGCCCAGGCCGAGGTTGCCCGCTTGGGCGCCGACGCCACGGCCCTCGACCTCGCCCGCCGCGCGACGCGCGCCTACGCCGACCTCGTGCGGACGCAGGAGGCCGCGGCCGTCGTCCGCGCGTTCCAGGCCCGGCTCGACGCCTTCGCCGAGGCCGCCGCCGTTCGCTACGAGGTCGGCCGCGGGCCGCAGGGCGCCATCCTCCAGGTCCAGCTCGAGCGCCAGCGGCTCGGCGAGCGGCTCATCACGCTCGACCGTGAGCGCGACGCCGCCGTCCAGACGCTCGCCCGCGTCCTCGACCGGCCGGGCCTGACGGTCGAGGACCGCGTCGTCGCCGTCGTCCCGGCGCTCCCCGAGGCGGACGACATCGCCGCGCTGGCGGTGGCGACGCGCCCCGAAGTTTCGCGGGCTCAGGCGCAGATCGAGGCTGCCGAGGCCCAGGTCGCGCTCGCTGAGAAGGCGTTCTACCCCGCCATCGGATTCGGCGTCGTCTACACGGACGTCGCCCCAGCCGACGCGCCCCCCACGGCCACCGGCCGAGACGCCCTCGGCCTCATGGCCTCGGTCCGGATCCCGCTCGACCGGGCCTCCCGCCGCGCCGGGCTCGACGAAGCCCGCCTCCGCGAGGAGGCCGCCCGCGCCCGACTGGCGGCGACCGAGACGGCCGTCCAGACCGACGTCGCCGACGCCCTTTCCGACGCCCGCCGCGCGGCCGAAGCCGTCGCCCTCTACCGCGAGACGCTCGTGCCTCAGGCCGAGACGACCGTCGAGAGCGCGCTCGCGGGCTACACGACGGGCGCCCTCGACTTCCTCGCCTTCCTCGACGCCGAGCGCGCCCGGTTCTCCGTCGCCCTCGGCCTCGTCGACGCCCGCGCCCGGCTCCTCGACGCCGCCGCCGACCTCGCCCGCGCGCTCGGCACCACCGACCCGCTCCTCGGCCCCCCAGCCCGATGA